The Aquipuribacter hungaricus genome has a segment encoding these proteins:
- a CDS encoding aldo/keto reductase — MTSPTTLPTRTIGERAVSAIGLGGMPMSIEGRPDRERSVATIHASLDAGVTFIDTADAYHLHADEVGHNETLIAEGLASWGGDRDSVLVATKSGHLRPGDGSWTQDGRPEHIKAAARASAQRLGVEAIGLHQFHRPDPSVPYAESVGALVELLDEGVIQMAGISNATPDQIREAQDVLGGRLVSVQNQYSPSFRSSEPELQLCDELGIAFLPWSPLGGIKSAAELTPGLAPFAQVAEAHGVTPQQATLAWMLAKSPVVIPIPGSSRPETARASAEAVTVTLTPDEVLALDATD, encoded by the coding sequence ATGACGAGTCCCACCACGCTCCCCACCCGCACCATCGGCGAGCGCGCCGTGTCCGCGATCGGCCTCGGCGGCATGCCGATGTCCATCGAGGGCCGCCCGGACCGCGAGCGCTCGGTCGCCACGATCCACGCCTCCCTCGACGCGGGCGTGACGTTCATCGACACCGCGGACGCCTACCACCTGCACGCCGACGAGGTCGGGCACAACGAGACGCTCATCGCCGAGGGGCTGGCGTCGTGGGGCGGCGACCGCGACAGCGTCCTCGTCGCCACCAAGTCCGGCCACCTCCGCCCCGGCGACGGCTCGTGGACCCAGGACGGCCGCCCCGAGCACATCAAGGCCGCCGCCAGGGCGTCCGCGCAGCGGCTCGGCGTCGAGGCCATCGGCCTGCACCAGTTCCACCGCCCCGACCCCTCGGTCCCCTACGCGGAGTCCGTCGGCGCGCTGGTGGAGCTGCTCGACGAGGGCGTCATCCAGATGGCCGGGATCAGCAACGCCACGCCCGACCAGATCCGCGAGGCGCAGGACGTGCTGGGCGGCCGGCTGGTCAGCGTTCAGAACCAGTACTCGCCGTCCTTCCGCAGCAGCGAGCCCGAGCTGCAGCTGTGCGACGAGCTGGGTATCGCGTTCCTGCCGTGGAGCCCGCTCGGCGGCATCAAGAGCGCGGCCGAGCTCACCCCCGGTCTGGCGCCGTTCGCCCAGGTCGCCGAGGCCCACGGCGTGACCCCGCAGCAGGCCACCCTCGCGTGGATGCTCGCCAAGTCCCCGGTCGTCATCCCGATCCCCGGCTCCAGCCGCCCGGAGACCGCGCGCGCCTCGGCCGAGGCCGTCACGGTGACGCTGACCCCCGACGAGGTCCTGGCGCTCGACGCCACCGACTGA
- a CDS encoding alpha/beta hydrolase, which produces MVRRPLVPALPAAVLVAVLALGSSAAASPQAPEGGVDHAAEAAATARAAAAAGPLDWQPCGEGLEAFLCATLEVPSDYDETDGPTTTLALTLLPASGTPEQRIGTLLTNPGGPGGSGVDFVQQSAPYAYTPEVLAAYDVLGFDPRGVSRSDPATCFATAAEELGDRFLQLSYPLGVREESRFQAESRRFAVRCNAVSGDRFATSSTADVARDMDVVRRAVGDTTLHYAGYSYGTYLGATYARLFPATVGRFVLDGTVDPLAWSGTGTGDAASDVPLGIRTRQAAGADESLDEFTRLCREAGPQGCSLAALGDPAVTVPALFDRLATDPYELPLPDGTTIEIDQQLAVLTTFQTLYSPAGWRDLADLLLALSLPVPDPQQVGAAAVGTRGQLGAALRQEDYPSVGGNLASLCVDTLQTGRPEDYDEAIDAYDAQHPYFARARGWVGLPCEHWRPAAEDRFTGPWEQTTQAPVLVIGTRFDPATPYSQTQPYADLFPAAGTVTLDGWGHTAIGKSACVDARITAYLVDGETPADLVCAPDTTPFQAPSPGARSVPRPDVPAGLPQY; this is translated from the coding sequence ATGGTCCGTCGTCCGCTCGTCCCTGCCCTGCCGGCCGCCGTGCTGGTCGCCGTCCTGGCGCTCGGCTCCTCGGCCGCCGCGTCGCCACAGGCCCCGGAGGGCGGGGTCGACCACGCGGCCGAGGCCGCCGCCACCGCCCGGGCCGCCGCGGCAGCCGGGCCCCTCGACTGGCAGCCGTGCGGGGAGGGCCTCGAGGCGTTCCTCTGCGCCACGCTGGAGGTGCCGTCGGACTACGACGAGACCGACGGCCCGACGACCACGCTCGCGCTCACCCTGCTGCCCGCCTCCGGCACCCCGGAGCAGCGCATCGGCACCCTGCTGACCAACCCGGGCGGCCCGGGGGGCTCCGGGGTGGACTTCGTCCAGCAGTCGGCCCCGTACGCCTACACGCCCGAGGTGCTCGCGGCCTACGACGTGCTCGGCTTCGACCCCCGCGGGGTCTCCCGGTCCGACCCGGCCACCTGCTTCGCCACCGCGGCGGAGGAGCTCGGGGACCGCTTCCTCCAGCTGTCGTACCCGCTGGGGGTGCGCGAGGAGAGCCGGTTCCAGGCCGAGAGCCGCCGGTTCGCCGTGCGCTGCAACGCGGTGTCAGGTGACCGGTTCGCCACCTCGTCCACGGCCGACGTGGCACGGGACATGGACGTCGTCAGGCGGGCTGTCGGCGACACGACGCTGCACTACGCCGGCTACAGCTACGGCACCTACCTCGGCGCCACGTACGCGCGCCTGTTCCCCGCGACCGTCGGCCGGTTCGTCCTCGACGGCACCGTGGACCCGCTCGCCTGGAGCGGCACGGGCACCGGCGACGCCGCCTCCGACGTCCCGCTCGGCATCCGCACCCGCCAGGCGGCCGGGGCCGACGAGTCGCTCGACGAGTTCACCCGGCTCTGCCGCGAGGCCGGCCCGCAGGGCTGCTCGCTCGCCGCGCTCGGCGACCCGGCCGTCACGGTGCCGGCGCTCTTCGACCGGCTGGCCACCGACCCCTACGAGCTCCCGCTGCCCGACGGCACGACGATCGAGATCGACCAGCAGCTCGCGGTCCTCACGACGTTCCAGACGCTGTACTCCCCGGCCGGCTGGCGCGACCTGGCCGACCTGCTCCTCGCCCTCAGCCTGCCGGTGCCCGACCCGCAGCAGGTCGGCGCGGCGGCGGTGGGGACCCGCGGCCAGCTCGGCGCCGCGCTGCGGCAGGAGGACTACCCGTCCGTCGGCGGCAACCTCGCGAGCCTCTGCGTGGACACCCTGCAGACGGGCAGGCCCGAGGACTACGACGAGGCGATCGACGCCTACGACGCGCAGCACCCGTACTTCGCCCGGGCGCGCGGCTGGGTCGGCCTGCCGTGCGAGCACTGGCGCCCGGCGGCCGAGGACCGCTTCACCGGGCCGTGGGAGCAGACGACGCAGGCACCGGTCCTGGTCATCGGCACCCGGTTCGACCCGGCCACGCCGTACAGCCAGACGCAGCCGTACGCGGACCTCTTCCCGGCGGCCGGGACGGTCACGCTCGACGGCTGGGGGCACACGGCGATCGGCAAGAGCGCGTGCGTCGACGCCCGGATCACGGCCTACCTGGTCGACGGGGAGACGCCGGCCGACCTGGTGTGCGCGCCGGACACGACGCCCTTCCAGGCTCCGTCGCCGGGCGCCCGCTCCGTGCCGCGCCCCGACGTCCCCGCCGGTCTGCCGCAGTACTGA